From the Acidithiobacillus sp. genome, the window TGGGTCGCAGCGCGCGCGGCACTTGCGCAAGCAGGCGGTCCAACATGCCGAGATAGCTTTTGAAGAGCTCCAGATCGGCCAGACGGTTGGCGGCTGTCGGACTGGTGGACACCACAGCCTCCAGTACCGCACCGCTGGTTTTGGACGCCATTTTCATAACGGCACCCACCAGTTCCCAGACGGCATCTTCTCCCATTTCGCGGGCGACGTGAGGGGCTGCATCCAGATAACTGCTCACCAAACCATCGCCCTTGCCCAGAGATCGCAACCCCATGGCACCATCCAGGTATCGATCCAGACCGGCAGGACTAAAAATTCGGGCAGCTTCTTGCCAGTTACTCTGCAGGATGGCCTGGCTTTCATCGCCAAAAGCCTCCAGCAATTCTGCATAATCTTCCAGATGTTTCATGCGTCCTCCATGATCGTCGGGCCCTCTGCACTGCTAGGCGAACGTGAGAACTCAGAAGTACGTGGTCACCGCCGCATCCAACGCGTCGCGCATGTCGGGGTCATCGGTAATCGGACGTACCAAGGTCACCCGGCACGCGGCCTTCGCCTCAACACCCTTGTTGATCAAGGAGCCTGCGTAGACCAACATACGGGTGGAGATGCCTTCATCCAGGCCGTGTCCTTTCAGATTGCGGGCACGTTCGGCAATGGAAACCAGCTTTCCGGCAACCTCCTTGCTGACACCAGTCTCGTGAGAGACAATTTCCGTTTCAATTTCGTGATCTGGATAGTTGAAATCCAGGGCCCCAAAACGCTGCTTAGTCGACTGCTTCAGATCCTTCATGAGGCTCTGATAGCCCGGATTGTAAGAAATCACCAATTGGAAATCGGGATGTGCCTGCACCAGCTCGCCCTTCTTTTCCAGGGGAAGCACACGGCGGTTATCGGTCAGCGGATGGATGACCACAGTGGTGTCCTGACGAGCCTCCACCACCTCATCCAAATAGCAGATAGCGCCCAAACGGGCCGCCATGGTCAGCGGCCCATCCTGCCAGCGGGTGCCTTGCGGGTCGAGCAGGAAACGTCCGACCAGGTCAGAAGCCGTCATATCCTCATTGCAAGCCACCGTAATCAACGGCTTGCCCAACTTATGGGCCATATACTCCACGAATCGGGTCTTGCCACAACCCGTGGGACCCTTGAGCATCATCGGCATGCGCACGCTGTAAGCGGCTTCGTAAAGCGCTACTTCATCACCAGTAGCGCGGTAATAGGGT encodes:
- a CDS encoding CbbQ/NirQ/NorQ/GpvN family protein — encoded protein: MNDQLAEYRIKKEPYYRATGDEVALYEAAYSVRMPMMLKGPTGCGKTRFVEYMAHKLGKPLITVACNEDMTASDLVGRFLLDPQGTRWQDGPLTMAARLGAICYLDEVVEARQDTTVVIHPLTDNRRVLPLEKKGELVQAHPDFQLVISYNPGYQSLMKDLKQSTKQRFGALDFNYPDHEIETEIVSHETGVSKEVAGKLVSIAERARNLKGHGLDEGISTRMLVYAGSLINKGVEAKAACRVTLVRPITDDPDMRDALDAAVTTYF